One Natronomonas moolapensis 8.8.11 genomic region harbors:
- a CDS encoding taxis cluster protein CheD has protein sequence MGGDRGTGGERIKVSIAEFAVASAGTITTSGLGSCLGVAIYDPDAGLGSLLHPMLPRRDGDDRPPARFVDSGIDSVVDALDDAGADPSSLRAKVTGGAAVVDFGTDGGASIGDRNVAAAREVLAVRGIELVGEEVGGSCGRTMRVDAASGAVVVERTDGVDTEL, from the coding sequence GTGGGTGGGGACAGGGGAACCGGAGGAGAACGAATCAAGGTCTCGATCGCGGAGTTCGCCGTCGCTTCCGCGGGCACCATCACGACGAGCGGGCTCGGGTCGTGTCTCGGGGTCGCGATCTACGACCCCGACGCAGGACTCGGGTCGTTACTCCATCCGATGTTGCCCCGCCGAGACGGCGACGACCGCCCGCCCGCCCGGTTCGTCGACTCGGGGATCGACTCGGTCGTCGACGCGCTCGACGACGCGGGCGCGGACCCGTCGTCGCTGCGTGCGAAGGTGACTGGCGGCGCCGCGGTCGTCGATTTCGGCACCGACGGCGGGGCGTCGATCGGCGACCGGAACGTTGCGGCCGCCCGCGAGGTGCTCGCCGTCCGTGGGATCGAACTGGTCGGCGAGGAGGTCGGCGGCAGTTGTGGCCGGACGATGCGCGTCGACGCCGCCAGCGGCGCCGTCGTCGTCGAACGGACCGACGGCGTCGACACGGAGTTGTAG
- a CDS encoding DEAD/DEAH box helicase, whose protein sequence is MRDSDTRPTDGDRLLEAFPRAGLGPDSASASVLTIPAREAETVPAETVLDSVLADRYPFELYSHQAAALRALRADEHVCVSTSTASGKTHVYGVEIARRLLDAGVLAPDGTRAADRNEGATALCLYPTKALTNDQRDALDALYEELGLDIRVRVYDGDTPTAERRSIREDADVVLTNVQALNVYLEHHDRWSRFYSALEVVAVDESHTYTGVQGMHAAWILRRLERVLEYWGGDPTYALASATVGNPAAHSEALLGAPVTVVDDDGSPRGARDVVLWNPPPRERSDGMSSETASPAGDGATTGEASSTGDRDVESRVDDGVADRVPASVDAPKVFGHLADDVGTLLFCPSRKLTELSVRRANAHVQANPRTYGEAATARIAPYHAGLGKRTRHARETEFKTDALCGLATTSALELGIDIGSLEATVLMGYPGQRQSFRQRIGRAGRGTDRSLAVLVADHRTLDQYVVSNPEYLLESDVEDAVVDTSNDAVFASHLLCAADEIALGTDDFGSFADADRLRAGIEMWRRAGKLEGHREAAVHYVGPPRPQTDVNVYGTDGTDYRLTLADGVDRDRWGLPEELDLEPVDRNRAARDYHEGAVRLHSGQQFEVVAVDESRPTPVIELVPVDVDYYTRTRTDVNVVDADAEESRTVNGFDLHFGRGTVLVHHDAYDRVSIGNSETVDAGIPTGTDPIAMETQLCWVEVPKTIERTLVETYRDYGVETGVDADAADPPHLGYVAGLHAAEHATIQTAPLELRVDKGDLGGLATLVLDSHYAADGAGSARDPDGSEAVRRVAASDSVPDPGSVPESLRAAEHEIDARSGRLDGPPASGWFIYDGVEGGLGFARAIYESFESLAVRARDQLRECRCGRPNGCPACTFDENCGNDNRPLLRASAIDILELLLGEASIESFDAYDGARGAGSETRRPALFYS, encoded by the coding sequence ATGCGCGACAGCGACACACGACCGACCGACGGCGACCGACTGCTCGAAGCGTTTCCGCGCGCCGGACTCGGACCGGACTCGGCGTCCGCGTCCGTCCTCACTATCCCCGCCCGCGAAGCCGAAACAGTCCCGGCTGAGACGGTCTTGGACTCGGTCCTCGCGGACCGGTACCCCTTCGAGCTGTACAGCCATCAGGCGGCCGCCCTGCGGGCGCTCCGGGCGGACGAGCACGTCTGCGTGTCGACCTCGACGGCCAGCGGCAAGACCCACGTCTACGGCGTCGAGATCGCCAGACGGCTGCTCGACGCCGGCGTGCTCGCCCCCGACGGAACCCGGGCCGCGGACCGCAACGAGGGGGCGACCGCGCTGTGTCTCTACCCGACGAAGGCGCTGACCAACGACCAACGCGACGCGCTCGACGCGCTGTACGAGGAACTGGGGCTCGATATTCGCGTGCGGGTGTACGACGGCGACACGCCGACCGCCGAGCGGCGGTCGATCCGCGAGGACGCCGACGTCGTCCTGACGAACGTCCAGGCGCTGAACGTCTACCTCGAGCACCACGACCGCTGGAGCCGGTTCTACAGCGCCCTCGAGGTGGTCGCCGTCGACGAGTCCCACACGTACACCGGGGTGCAGGGAATGCACGCGGCCTGGATCCTCCGGCGGCTCGAACGGGTCCTCGAGTACTGGGGCGGCGACCCGACGTACGCGCTCGCGTCGGCGACGGTCGGCAACCCGGCGGCCCACTCGGAGGCGCTGCTCGGCGCGCCCGTGACCGTCGTCGACGACGACGGCTCGCCGCGGGGAGCCCGGGACGTCGTCCTCTGGAACCCGCCGCCGCGCGAGCGCTCGGACGGGATGTCGAGCGAAACTGCCTCTCCGGCGGGCGACGGGGCGACGACCGGAGAGGCCTCCTCGACGGGCGACAGAGACGTGGAATCGCGCGTCGACGACGGCGTCGCCGACCGCGTGCCCGCGAGCGTCGACGCGCCGAAGGTGTTCGGCCACCTCGCCGACGACGTCGGGACGCTCCTGTTTTGCCCGAGCCGCAAGCTCACCGAGTTGAGCGTCCGGCGGGCGAACGCCCACGTCCAGGCGAACCCGCGAACCTACGGCGAGGCGGCGACGGCGCGGATCGCGCCCTATCACGCCGGCCTCGGGAAGCGGACACGACACGCGCGCGAGACGGAGTTCAAAACCGACGCGTTGTGCGGCCTCGCGACGACCTCGGCACTCGAACTCGGCATCGACATCGGCTCTCTGGAGGCGACGGTGTTGATGGGATATCCCGGCCAGCGGCAGTCCTTCCGTCAGCGGATCGGCCGGGCGGGACGGGGGACCGACCGCAGCCTCGCCGTGTTGGTCGCCGACCACCGGACGCTGGATCAGTACGTCGTCTCGAACCCCGAGTACCTCCTCGAGTCCGACGTCGAGGACGCGGTCGTCGACACCTCGAACGACGCCGTCTTCGCCAGCCACCTGCTGTGTGCGGCCGACGAGATCGCGCTCGGGACCGACGACTTCGGGTCGTTCGCTGACGCCGACCGGCTCCGGGCCGGGATCGAGATGTGGCGCCGCGCCGGCAAACTCGAGGGTCATCGAGAAGCCGCCGTCCACTACGTCGGGCCGCCGCGACCCCAGACGGACGTGAACGTCTACGGGACGGACGGGACCGACTACCGGCTGACGCTCGCCGACGGCGTCGACCGCGACCGCTGGGGCCTCCCCGAGGAGTTAGACCTCGAACCGGTCGACCGGAACCGCGCCGCCCGCGACTACCACGAGGGGGCGGTCCGGCTCCACAGCGGCCAGCAGTTCGAGGTCGTCGCCGTCGACGAGTCGCGCCCGACCCCGGTGATCGAACTCGTGCCCGTCGACGTCGACTACTACACCCGGACCCGAACCGACGTGAACGTCGTCGACGCCGACGCCGAGGAATCACGCACGGTCAACGGGTTCGACCTCCACTTCGGCCGCGGGACGGTGCTCGTCCACCACGACGCCTACGATCGGGTGTCAATCGGCAACAGCGAGACCGTCGATGCCGGGATCCCGACCGGGACGGACCCGATCGCGATGGAGACACAGCTCTGCTGGGTCGAGGTCCCGAAAACGATCGAGCGGACGCTGGTCGAGACGTACCGCGACTACGGCGTCGAGACGGGCGTCGACGCCGACGCGGCCGACCCGCCGCATCTCGGCTACGTCGCCGGGCTGCACGCCGCCGAACACGCTACGATACAGACCGCGCCGCTGGAGTTGCGCGTCGACAAGGGCGACCTCGGCGGACTGGCGACGCTGGTGTTGGACTCGCACTACGCCGCCGACGGCGCTGGATCGGCCCGGGACCCCGACGGCTCGGAGGCGGTCCGACGCGTCGCCGCGAGTGACTCGGTCCCCGACCCCGGTTCGGTCCCCGAATCGCTCCGGGCGGCCGAGCACGAAATCGACGCTCGGAGCGGCCGCCTCGACGGCCCGCCCGCCTCGGGGTGGTTTATATATGACGGGGTCGAAGGCGGCCTCGGTTTCGCCCGCGCGATCTACGAGTCCTTCGAGTCGCTCGCGGTCCGCGCCCGCGATCAGCTCCGCGAGTGCCGCTGTGGCCGGCCGAACGGTTGCCCGGCGTGCACGTTCGACGAGAACTGCGGCAACGACAACCGGCCCCTGCTCCGGGCCTCGGCGATCGACATCCTCGAACTCCTGCTGGGCGAGGCCTCGATCGAGTCCTTCGACGCGTACGACGGCGCGCGTGGGGCCGGATCGGAGACGCGTCGCCCGGCGTTGTTTTACTCCTGA
- a CDS encoding chemotaxis protein CheC yields the protein MQIDIDSLETYSRLAREGAQSAAESLSGLTGIDTRVEVTNVSLMSPSDLEYEYLGGDFSGVRIELDGALDGETVLTFDEAARETIADVLAPGAGPEMRRSSIEEVGNILTSGFIDGWADHLDAIIDISTPTYIQGAGTDVLPAGTADADEQVFVFRSSVESASGSLDFHILLVPERESLVEALDPTADDAIPFEKLEVFNEMTKSGAERAADNVTTMTGLETDVEVNRMRFVPIDEVPATVGEQRYVGTVMEYTGKPSGYLVILFDRPSAEAVVDALVPMETDGEWSEMEQSAMKELGNIMTSGFIDGWANVLESSIDHSPPTFVSDMGSSIMSPVVGRMARTQEYAFLLDSTIRTDGDGVFRCELFALPDEAELREVLDGLLVERADRTHVDPDEVF from the coding sequence ATGCAGATCGACATCGATTCGCTGGAGACGTACAGCCGTCTCGCCCGCGAGGGCGCACAGTCGGCCGCCGAGTCGCTCTCGGGGCTGACGGGGATCGACACCCGCGTCGAAGTGACGAACGTCTCGCTTATGTCGCCCTCGGACCTCGAGTACGAGTACCTCGGCGGGGACTTCTCGGGGGTCCGCATCGAGTTGGACGGCGCTCTCGACGGCGAGACAGTGCTCACCTTCGACGAGGCGGCCAGAGAGACCATCGCCGACGTGCTCGCGCCCGGCGCCGGCCCAGAGATGCGACGGAGTTCGATCGAGGAGGTCGGCAACATTCTGACCAGCGGCTTCATTGACGGGTGGGCTGACCACCTCGACGCGATTATCGATATCTCGACGCCGACGTATATACAGGGGGCGGGCACCGACGTACTGCCGGCGGGGACGGCCGACGCCGACGAGCAGGTGTTCGTCTTCCGGAGCAGCGTCGAGTCCGCCTCCGGGTCGCTGGATTTCCACATCCTGCTCGTCCCCGAGCGCGAGTCGCTCGTCGAGGCGCTCGACCCCACGGCGGACGACGCCATCCCCTTCGAGAAGCTCGAGGTGTTCAACGAGATGACGAAATCCGGCGCCGAGCGCGCCGCCGACAACGTCACGACGATGACGGGACTTGAGACCGACGTCGAGGTCAACCGGATGCGCTTCGTCCCGATCGACGAAGTGCCCGCGACCGTGGGCGAGCAACGCTACGTCGGGACGGTCATGGAGTACACGGGCAAGCCGAGTGGGTATCTCGTCATCCTCTTCGACCGTCCCTCCGCGGAGGCCGTCGTCGACGCGCTCGTGCCGATGGAGACGGACGGCGAGTGGTCCGAGATGGAACAGAGCGCCATGAAAGAACTCGGCAACATCATGACCAGCGGCTTCATCGACGGGTGGGCGAACGTCCTCGAGTCGTCGATCGACCACTCGCCGCCGACGTTCGTCTCCGATATGGGTTCGTCGATCATGAGTCCGGTCGTCGGACGGATGGCCCGAACCCAGGAGTACGCCTTCCTGCTCGATTCGACGATCCGAACCGACGGCGACGGCGTCTTCCGGTGTGAGCTGTTCGCGCTACCCGACGAGGCCGAGCTCAGAGAGGTGCTGGACGGCCTCCTCGTCGAACGGGCCGACAGAACGCACGTCGACCCGGACGAGGTGTTCTGA
- a CDS encoding Single-stranded DNA binding protein, whose product MSLDDAAEELASTLGVDKTEVKADLEKLVSYSVPMDEAKQSLRRKYGDGGPSGGGTPSETDIADITPESGNVTVSARVLTVGKRSIQYEGDEQIIFEGELADESGRISYTAWNDFSLSSGDTITAGNAGVREWDGEPELNLGGSTTVTVREDPLEVPYPVGGERDLIELEAGDRGRTIEVRVLDVERRTIDGRDGETEILSGEVGDETTRLPFTDWAPHDELTEGASVRLADVYVDEFRGVPSVNVTEFSSVAPVAAVDVSDSATELSVREAVASGGVYDVLLTGNVIEVRDGSGLIQRCPECGRVVQNDQCRTHGQVDPEDDLRVKAILDDGTDTVTAILDRELTAEVYGGTLEDALEHARDEMNRDVVADRIATRLEGRAYRVRGSLSVDEYGANLNASEFAESDADPEARAAAFLAEVKG is encoded by the coding sequence ATGAGTCTCGACGACGCGGCCGAGGAGCTCGCCTCCACCCTCGGCGTGGACAAAACGGAGGTCAAGGCGGATCTCGAGAAGCTCGTCTCGTACTCGGTGCCGATGGACGAGGCCAAACAGAGCCTGCGCCGCAAGTACGGCGACGGCGGGCCGAGCGGCGGCGGGACGCCCTCGGAGACGGACATCGCCGACATCACGCCGGAGTCGGGCAACGTGACTGTCTCGGCGCGGGTGTTGACCGTCGGCAAGCGGTCCATCCAATATGAGGGCGACGAGCAGATCATTTTCGAGGGCGAGCTCGCCGACGAGTCGGGGCGGATCTCCTACACCGCTTGGAACGACTTTTCGTTGTCGTCGGGCGACACGATCACCGCGGGCAACGCCGGCGTCCGCGAATGGGACGGGGAGCCGGAGTTGAACCTCGGTGGGTCGACAACGGTGACCGTACGCGAGGACCCACTCGAGGTCCCCTACCCGGTCGGCGGCGAGCGCGACCTCATCGAGCTCGAAGCGGGCGATCGCGGTCGAACGATCGAGGTCCGGGTTCTCGACGTCGAGCGCCGGACGATCGACGGTCGGGACGGCGAGACGGAGATCCTCAGCGGTGAGGTGGGCGACGAGACGACGCGGCTCCCCTTCACCGACTGGGCTCCCCACGACGAACTCACCGAGGGCGCGTCGGTGCGTCTGGCGGACGTCTACGTCGACGAGTTCCGCGGCGTCCCCTCGGTGAACGTCACGGAGTTCTCGTCGGTCGCCCCCGTCGCCGCCGTCGACGTCAGCGACTCCGCGACCGAGTTGTCGGTACGGGAGGCGGTCGCCTCGGGCGGCGTCTACGACGTCCTCCTGACGGGGAACGTCATCGAGGTCCGGGACGGCTCGGGGCTCATCCAGCGTTGTCCGGAGTGTGGCCGCGTCGTCCAGAACGACCAGTGTCGCACCCACGGCCAGGTCGACCCCGAGGACGACCTGCGCGTGAAGGCTATCCTCGACGACGGTACCGACACCGTCACCGCCATCCTCGACCGGGAGTTGACCGCCGAGGTCTACGGCGGCACCCTCGAGGACGCCCTCGAGCACGCCCGCGACGAGATGAACCGGGACGTCGTCGCCGACCGGATCGCGACCCGACTCGAGGGCCGGGCGTACCGCGTCCGGGGGTCGCTGTCGGTCGACGAGTACGGCGCGAATCTCAACGCCTCCGAGTTCGCCGAGAGCGACGCGGACCCCGAGGCGCGCGCGGCGGCCTTCCTCGCGGAGGTGAAGGGATGA
- a CDS encoding metallophosphoesterase: protein MLDPVPDEPAAVADCGDERALVIADYHAGIEVGLRRDGVELDSHAANRRERLLALLARVSVDRVVFLGDLGDAIGTAGREERTELRTLLDRVAAECPVTVAKGNHDGGIEAVTDGIGNVEVADGDGVRIGDVGFCHGHTWPADRVAAAPLVCAAHEHPLVRLTDAVGGSRTERVWLRGRLDPAGFSGYDAVGDRLVVCPAFNDRSGGSAVNEDEGFLSPFLPSGLRDGEAYLLDGTRLGPYGRA, encoded by the coding sequence ATGCTCGATCCGGTCCCCGACGAACCCGCCGCGGTCGCGGACTGCGGCGACGAGCGCGCCCTCGTGATCGCTGATTACCACGCCGGCATCGAGGTCGGTCTCCGGCGCGACGGCGTCGAACTCGATAGCCACGCCGCGAACCGCCGCGAACGGCTACTCGCGCTCTTGGCCCGCGTGTCGGTCGATCGGGTGGTGTTCCTCGGCGACCTCGGCGACGCAATCGGGACCGCCGGGCGCGAAGAGCGAACGGAGCTTCGGACCCTACTAGATCGTGTCGCAGCCGAGTGCCCCGTAACCGTCGCGAAGGGCAACCACGACGGCGGTATCGAGGCCGTTACCGACGGGATCGGCAACGTCGAGGTCGCCGACGGCGACGGCGTTCGGATCGGCGACGTCGGCTTCTGTCACGGCCACACTTGGCCCGCGGATCGAGTCGCCGCCGCGCCGTTGGTCTGTGCCGCCCACGAGCACCCCCTCGTCCGGCTGACCGACGCGGTCGGCGGGTCCCGGACCGAGCGCGTCTGGCTCCGGGGACGGCTCGATCCCGCGGGGTTTTCCGGCTACGACGCGGTCGGGGATCGGCTCGTCGTCTGCCCGGCGTTCAACGACCGTTCGGGCGGCTCGGCGGTGAACGAGGACGAGGGCTTCCTCTCGCCGTTTCTGCCCTCCGGCCTCCGGGATGGGGAGGCGTACCTGCTGGACGGCACGCGGCTCGGTCCCTACGGGCGGGCGTGA
- a CDS encoding DUF7500 family protein has translation MPDDPDPDSDDDARIDPPTGGDAEEGKVLSPEELDLSDSEYVEELDDSGRYVVSPGGGPPNVPDSATGGDDGSEGTRRDPEPRGHGPERPRSPETARTLLAEELSRSNARYGLDIVASFEGDTARHRTVSDDVISTFEGLVRWYASHVTDGTPPDEVVDILLRESTFETAETPNLAKLLSAHDLDRTDTIEELVVAIREEAGGR, from the coding sequence ATGCCCGACGATCCAGATCCCGATTCAGACGACGACGCCCGTATCGACCCGCCGACCGGCGGCGACGCCGAGGAGGGCAAGGTGCTCTCCCCGGAGGAACTCGACCTCTCCGACAGCGAGTACGTCGAGGAGTTGGACGATTCGGGGCGCTACGTCGTCTCGCCGGGGGGCGGCCCGCCGAACGTCCCCGACTCGGCGACGGGTGGCGACGACGGCTCCGAAGGCACCCGACGCGATCCGGAGCCGAGGGGTCACGGTCCCGAACGCCCTCGGAGCCCCGAGACGGCCCGGACGCTGCTCGCCGAGGAGCTCTCGCGGTCGAACGCCCGCTACGGGCTGGACATCGTCGCCTCCTTCGAGGGCGACACCGCCCGCCACCGGACGGTCTCCGACGACGTGATCTCGACGTTCGAGGGGCTGGTGCGGTGGTACGCCAGCCACGTCACCGACGGGACGCCGCCGGACGAGGTCGTCGACATCCTGCTTCGGGAGTCGACCTTCGAGACGGCGGAGACGCCGAATCTCGCGAAGCTTTTGTCCGCCCACGACCTCGACCGCACCGACACGATCGAGGAGCTGGTCGTCGCGATCCGCGAGGAAGCGGGCGGGAGGTAG
- the cheY gene encoding chemotaxis protein CheY codes for MNVLIADDSEFMRSLLREILEEEYTIAGEAENGVEAIELYDENDPDLVMMDIVMPIRDGIEATDEITDSDPGAKVIMCTSVGQEQKMKNAIQAGAEGYITKPFQKPSVLEEIENVVAG; via the coding sequence ATGAATGTCCTGATCGCGGACGACTCCGAGTTCATGCGAAGCCTCCTCAGAGAGATCCTAGAGGAAGAGTACACCATCGCCGGGGAGGCCGAAAACGGCGTCGAGGCCATCGAGCTGTACGACGAGAACGACCCCGACCTCGTGATGATGGACATCGTGATGCCGATCAGGGACGGCATCGAGGCGACGGACGAGATCACCGATTCGGACCCCGGCGCGAAGGTGATTATGTGTACCAGCGTCGGTCAAGAACAGAAAATGAAGAACGCAATCCAGGCCGGCGCGGAGGGGTACATCACGAAGCCTTTCCAGAAGCCGAGCGTCTTAGAGGAGATCGAGAACGTGGTGGCCGGGTAG
- a CDS encoding rpa-associated protein, with protein MSDSESGSGSAPGRREVAYRLFAVEFDDSERSYSESNEERAPNYVVTPTGARVNRLFAIGVLTEVDDVNPEMVRGRLVDPTGAFVTYAGQYQPDALAVLERADPPAFFSLSGKARTYEPDDGDRIYSSVRPETVSEVDAETRDRWVVTAAERTLERIGVMAAAIESGLVGDQLRAALAEAGVDDRLADGVALAVDYYGTTPAYLADLRRVALEAVAVVAGEREAVSELELAPGEGTGDAGELATVDLAGAPTPESAAAAAGVGDDGSDAADAGAEPDAGVEPEPEPDPDPTSETEPGPETGVGTDAEPEATAETAADPGPPADADTTAEPASMSDAAADSEPTTPSEPGSEPTPETGSDPGAESSLGAGTDAADPLDGPTPDPEPVGDDALSDPEDVDPGEFELDESERQAVEEEYGTEFSTADEVEPADIEPEGAGTAPDAEPDTGTDATGTDATGVDGEPGEPHTAETPASESAGGDTPEAEAAGDAEPDTPADAEPVDLDEAVVATMGDLDDGEGVDRDELVSAVADARGVAPADVEDAIQDALMSGRCYEPSDDTLKRI; from the coding sequence ATGAGCGACTCCGAATCCGGGTCCGGGTCCGCCCCCGGCCGCCGGGAAGTCGCCTACCGGCTCTTCGCCGTCGAGTTCGACGATTCGGAGCGCTCCTACAGCGAGAGCAACGAGGAGCGCGCCCCGAACTACGTCGTGACGCCGACCGGCGCGCGGGTCAACCGCCTCTTCGCCATCGGCGTCCTCACGGAAGTCGACGACGTGAACCCCGAGATGGTCCGGGGCCGACTCGTCGATCCGACGGGGGCATTCGTCACCTACGCCGGGCAGTACCAACCCGACGCCCTGGCGGTCCTCGAGCGCGCCGACCCGCCCGCCTTCTTTTCGCTCTCGGGGAAGGCCCGAACGTACGAACCCGACGACGGCGACCGGATCTACAGCTCGGTTCGCCCCGAGACGGTGAGCGAGGTCGACGCCGAAACGAGGGACCGGTGGGTCGTGACCGCCGCCGAGCGCACGCTCGAGCGGATCGGCGTGATGGCCGCCGCGATCGAATCGGGCCTCGTCGGCGATCAGCTTCGGGCCGCGCTCGCCGAGGCCGGCGTCGACGACCGACTGGCCGACGGCGTCGCGCTCGCGGTCGACTACTACGGGACGACGCCGGCGTACCTCGCCGATCTCAGGCGGGTCGCCCTCGAGGCCGTCGCGGTCGTCGCCGGCGAGCGCGAGGCGGTCTCCGAGCTCGAACTCGCGCCGGGGGAGGGAACCGGCGACGCGGGCGAGCTGGCGACGGTCGATCTCGCCGGGGCGCCGACGCCGGAGAGCGCGGCGGCCGCGGCCGGCGTGGGGGACGACGGATCCGACGCCGCCGATGCCGGCGCGGAGCCGGACGCGGGTGTGGAACCGGAACCGGAACCCGATCCCGACCCGACGTCCGAAACGGAGCCGGGACCGGAAACCGGTGTTGGGACGGATGCCGAACCGGAAGCGACCGCGGAGACGGCCGCCGATCCAGGACCGCCGGCGGACGCCGATACGACCGCGGAACCGGCGTCGATGTCGGATGCGGCGGCGGACTCGGAGCCGACGACGCCGTCCGAGCCCGGGTCTGAGCCGACCCCGGAAACGGGATCGGATCCCGGCGCGGAATCGAGCCTCGGGGCGGGCACGGATGCCGCCGACCCACTCGACGGTCCGACGCCGGACCCGGAGCCCGTCGGCGACGACGCGCTCAGTGATCCCGAGGACGTCGATCCCGGCGAGTTCGAGCTCGACGAGTCCGAACGCCAAGCGGTCGAGGAGGAGTACGGGACGGAGTTCTCGACCGCCGACGAGGTCGAACCGGCCGACATCGAACCCGAGGGGGCGGGGACGGCTCCCGACGCCGAGCCGGACACCGGGACCGACGCCACCGGGACCGACGCCACCGGGGTCGACGGGGAACCGGGCGAGCCCCACACAGCAGAAACGCCCGCCTCCGAGAGCGCGGGGGGCGATACCCCCGAAGCGGAAGCGGCCGGCGACGCCGAGCCCGACACACCGGCCGACGCCGAACCGGTCGACCTCGACGAGGCCGTCGTGGCGACGATGGGCGACCTCGACGACGGCGAGGGGGTCGACCGCGACGAGCTCGTCTCGGCGGTCGCCGACGCACGCGGGGTCGCCCCCGCCGACGTCGAGGACGCGATACAGGACGCGTTGATGAGCGGGCGGTGTTATGAGCCCTCGGACGACACGCTGAAGCGGATCTGA
- a CDS encoding ribonuclease H-like domain-containing protein, which produces MSGASPVRLLSVPAAAADRLSGATLADATSYFDPDAVLLPGNRNARGYAAVRTELDAVPAIHPQLGRNGERASRYGPGQRGLRPAEGGEAETPTLLAIQSGAVLADLRGRPDPIAPGADATYLFVPEFSVEADRTSLCATLPFADDVAAIAASIDGPLAVLAGGQPAGYHHVWTLPIDASASGSPASVPEADPAPDSPTVDVPVVGLGAGGEGGAAFVDVVCGPDGVASADAIAADRFGLRALDGVGAATEERLADVGCRTRADVGDVAVAELATIEGIGRRTAERLHAHAEVIETGAPLKLTNESPAPTRSGQPPLCLDIETDGLSPTIIWQFGVYDPAADTYRAFLERTDPADAAGVLGRFVEWLLGTHADRALLTWNGTRFDYPQIERFLHRHYPHYVEAWTDVRRYDLYEWAVRDGNALLPGRTNRLGDVAEALGYEPRERGLSGARTAAAYRRFMRRPDDPAAEPDWARHERYCRDDCEALWHVYEAIESADRRDTTDSGSGGASGRQSGLTEF; this is translated from the coding sequence ATGTCCGGAGCGTCGCCCGTCCGGTTGCTGTCGGTCCCCGCCGCCGCGGCCGACCGGCTGTCCGGCGCGACGCTCGCCGACGCGACCTCGTATTTCGACCCTGACGCGGTACTCCTGCCCGGGAATCGGAACGCTCGCGGGTACGCCGCCGTCCGGACCGAACTCGACGCCGTCCCGGCGATCCATCCGCAGTTGGGCCGAAACGGCGAGCGGGCGTCCCGGTACGGTCCGGGCCAGAGGGGCCTCCGGCCGGCCGAGGGCGGCGAAGCCGAAACACCGACCCTCCTCGCGATCCAGTCGGGGGCCGTCCTCGCCGACCTCCGGGGGCGCCCGGACCCGATCGCGCCCGGCGCGGACGCGACGTACCTGTTCGTCCCGGAGTTCTCCGTCGAGGCCGACCGCACTTCGCTGTGTGCGACCCTACCGTTTGCCGACGACGTGGCCGCGATCGCCGCCTCGATCGACGGCCCGCTTGCCGTGTTGGCCGGCGGCCAGCCCGCGGGCTATCACCACGTCTGGACGCTCCCGATCGACGCCTCCGCGTCGGGGAGTCCCGCGAGCGTCCCGGAAGCCGACCCGGCTCCCGACTCCCCGACGGTCGACGTTCCGGTTGTCGGCCTCGGGGCCGGCGGCGAGGGCGGGGCTGCGTTCGTCGACGTCGTCTGCGGGCCGGACGGGGTCGCGTCGGCAGACGCCATCGCCGCCGACCGCTTCGGGCTTCGGGCACTCGACGGCGTCGGGGCGGCGACGGAAGAACGCCTGGCCGACGTCGGCTGTCGAACCAGGGCCGACGTCGGCGACGTCGCGGTCGCCGAGTTGGCGACGATCGAGGGGATCGGCCGGCGCACGGCCGAGCGCCTCCACGCCCACGCCGAGGTGATCGAGACCGGCGCGCCGCTCAAACTGACGAACGAGTCGCCCGCCCCGACGCGGTCGGGGCAGCCGCCGCTGTGCCTCGATATCGAAACCGACGGTCTCTCGCCGACGATCATCTGGCAGTTCGGGGTCTATGACCCCGCGGCGGACACCTACCGGGCGTTCCTCGAGCGCACCGACCCGGCCGACGCCGCAGGCGTCCTCGGCCGCTTCGTGGAGTGGCTGCTCGGAACCCACGCCGACCGGGCGCTCCTGACGTGGAACGGGACCCGGTTCGACTACCCACAGATCGAGCGCTTCCTCCACCGGCACTACCCCCACTACGTCGAGGCCTGGACCGACGTCCGGCGGTACGACCTGTACGAATGGGCCGTCCGAGACGGCAACGCGCTGTTGCCCGGGCGGACGAACCGCCTCGGAGACGTCGCCGAGGCGCTGGGCTACGAACCGCGCGAACGGGGACTCTCCGGCGCCCGGACCGCGGCCGCGTACCGACGCTTCATGCGACGACCTGACGACCCGGCGGCCGAACCCGACTGGGCGCGGCACGAGCGGTACTGCCGGGACGACTGCGAGGCGCTTTGGCACGTCTACGAGGCGATCGAGAGCGCCGACCGCCGGGACACGACCGACAGCGGGTCGGGCGGTGCGAGCGGTCGACAGAGCGGACTGACGGAGTTCTGA